The following coding sequences are from one Lolium rigidum isolate FL_2022 chromosome 6, APGP_CSIRO_Lrig_0.1, whole genome shotgun sequence window:
- the LOC124660166 gene encoding transcription factor GTE4-like, translated as MPPRRLRESPSPPSPILPKKPKSHAGADLAHPLERIRMLLDKLLQHEDGWVFAKPVDPLSLGLSDYYSDIPDAMDLGTVSCRLEGNRYMDLHSFARDVRLTFHNAMVYNDKGDDVYESAAELSEIFESGWASIEQVLPSPPSITDRRMKLKNELPRLSEGLQRRAVIIMKDINAWLQEANGRVQVDFEKADEATLDKLERLVLLGAMQQQVHMQGDKDRHNT; from the exons ATGCCGCCCCGAAGGCTTCGCGAATCGCCATCACCGCCCTCGCCGATTCTCCCCAAGAAACCCAAGAGCCATGCCGGTGCCGACCTTGCCCACCCCCTGGAGCGCATCCGCATGCTGCTGGACAAGTTGCTGCAACACGAGGACGGGTGGGTTTTCGCCAAGCCGGTGGATCCGCTCAGCCTTGGCCTGAGTGACTACTACTCTGACATACCCGACGCCATGGATCTTGGCACTGTCAGCTGCCGCCTTGAAGGCAATCGCTATATGGACCTGCACTCATTTGCCAGAGATGTGAGACTTACCTTCCACAATGCCATGGTCTACAACGACAAGGGCGATGATGTGTATGAGAGCGCAGCCGAGCTCTCTGAAATCTTCGAGTCAGGGTGGGCCTCCATTGAACAAGTGCTCCCATCGCCGCCATCAATCACCGACCGTAGGATGAAGCTCAAGAATGAGCTGCCACGGCTGTCGGAGggcttgcagaggagagcagtcaTTATTATGAAGGACATAAACGCGTGGCTTCAGGAGGCGAATGGGAGGGTTCAGGTGGATTTCGAAAAGGCGGACGAGGCAACTCTTGACAAGCTCGAGCGGCTGGTTCTCTTGGGTGCCATGCAGCAG CAGGTGCACATGCAAGGTGACAAGGATCGGCACAACACATAA